GCCCAAGCGCTACGTGCAGGACGCGCTGCGCGAGCGCGCCGCCGACCTGGCCGAGCTGCTGAAGGACGCGAACACCTGCTTCTACGTCTGCGGCCTGAAGGCGATGGAAGAGGGCGTGGTGCTGGCGCTGCGCGACATCGCCGAGAAGGCCGGGCTGAGCTGGGAGACGGTCGGCGCCGCGCTCAAGCGTGAAGGCCGGCTGCACCTCGAAACCTACTGAGGTCGCGGGACCTCCTCAGCACGATGAAGTTCGCCGAGTTCCACACCGGACAGCAGCTCACCGCCGGGCCGCATGTCGTCAACGAGGCGGAGATCGTCGGCTTCGCCAGCCAGTGGGATCCGCAGTGGTTCCATGCCGATGTGGCGGCGGCGAATGCCAGCCACTGGGGCGGCGTGATCGCCAGCGGCTGGCACACCGGCTCGATCGCGATGCGGTTGGTGGCCACGCACTTCCTGGCCGGCTCGGAGTCCTTCGCCTCCCCTGGCCTGGAGTACGTCAAGTGGCCGGCACCGGTGAAGGTGGGCGACGCGCTCACCCTGCACATCGACGTGCTGGACGCCCGCCGCAGCCAGAGCAAGCCCCACCTCGGGCTGGTGCACTGGCGCTGGCGCCTGGTCAATCAGGCCGGGCAGGACGTGTTCGAGACGGCGGCGACCAGCCTGTTCAAGCTGGTTTCGACGACTCAGGCCGACGCGCCGGCGGCATGAAGCAGGTCCGGCGCAACGCCGAGGCTTCCGAAGCGGAGTTCAATGTGTGGCATACATCACACATTGCCGGGGTGGGCAAGGCGCTGCACGCGTAAGCCAATGTGTCTGCCGCGTCGGGCAGGGAGGCCCGACACATGCCCGTGCGGTGCCATCTGCGTCCATCTGTAGCGGATGTCACAGCTCCCCCGG
The Sphaerotilus microaerophilus DNA segment above includes these coding regions:
- a CDS encoding MaoC family dehydratase; its protein translation is MKFAEFHTGQQLTAGPHVVNEAEIVGFASQWDPQWFHADVAAANASHWGGVIASGWHTGSIAMRLVATHFLAGSESFASPGLEYVKWPAPVKVGDALTLHIDVLDARRSQSKPHLGLVHWRWRLVNQAGQDVFETAATSLFKLVSTTQADAPAA